One Candidatus Desulfatibia profunda genomic window carries:
- a CDS encoding type II toxin-antitoxin system RelE/ParE family toxin, translating into MKKITEITQSPLFAKQKKKLHKNQIRDLDQAIQTIVKEPEAGHLKTGNLCGIRVYKFQSIQEQVLLAYEVVENHLYLYAFGTHENFYRQLKKYINR; encoded by the coding sequence ATGAAAAAAATCACAGAAATCACTCAATCACCGCTTTTCGCCAAACAAAAAAAGAAATTGCATAAGAATCAAATCAGAGATTTGGATCAAGCGATTCAAACAATTGTAAAAGAACCGGAAGCAGGCCACCTTAAGACCGGTAATCTATGCGGAATTCGGGTATACAAATTCCAATCCATACAAGAACAAGTCCTTCTTGCTTATGAAGTTGTGGAAAACCACCTCTACCTGTATGCATTTGGAACTCATGAAAACTTCTATCGTCAGCTAAAAAAATACATAAACCGCTAA
- a CDS encoding thioesterase family protein — translation MPRSKLVPLNHYQHIYETMIEVTDLNYGNHMGNDVLVGIIHRARVHFLKRLGAAENDLGDGKTGIVLADLVVNYKGEGFLFDPLVVESSIGELQSKGFRMFHRIATAEKRLIALAETGIAAFDYHQRKVARIPEAFIYRLATLETRSDPSA, via the coding sequence ATGCCCCGCAGCAAACTTGTCCCTCTGAATCACTATCAACACATCTATGAAACCATGATTGAAGTAACCGATTTAAATTATGGAAATCACATGGGAAACGACGTTTTAGTCGGAATCATTCACCGGGCTCGGGTGCATTTTTTGAAAAGGCTCGGCGCCGCTGAAAATGACCTCGGAGATGGAAAAACCGGAATTGTACTGGCTGATCTTGTGGTTAATTATAAAGGGGAGGGATTTCTGTTTGATCCGCTCGTTGTCGAAAGCAGCATCGGTGAGTTGCAGTCCAAAGGCTTTCGGATGTTTCACAGAATCGCCACCGCAGAAAAGCGGCTGATCGCTCTGGCTGAAACCGGTATCGCTGCCTTTGATTACCACCAAAGAAAAGTCGCCCGAATACCGGAGGCATTCATCTATAGGCTTGCAACCCTTGAGACCCGCTCTGATCCATCCGCATAA
- a CDS encoding histone deacetylase family protein: MFRIRRIYDDTLAADQEVIAQVQSILREQFPLLSEKNITELPEQLRNPIKFGFRSILFVAEGPRSRVRGFALLQHAPDLSFCYLNFIAAGRLQTGGGIGSALYERVREESSALNAIGIFFECLPDDPKLCRDPKVVKQNAARLRFYERYGARPIVNTCYEKPFRPEDDCAPYLVYDNLGTKQRLSRHKMRRIVRAILGRKYGYLFSPEYIEMVVQSFRDDPVRLREPKYVGEEPYAAVKPVNSIEKRIVLVVNDKHTIHHVHNRGYVESPVRIRAILRAIEPTGLFENTRVRHFADKHIKAVHAGDFVDYLKRVCARVEPGESVYPYVFPIRNAARRPKDLPIRAGYYCIDTFTPLNENAYLAAKRSVDCALTAATKMLEGYRLAYALVRPPGHHAERRAFGGFCYFNSAAIAAQYLSSYGKVAILDLDYHHGNGTQNIFYDRADVLTISIHGHPSIAYPFFSGFEDEKGEGAGHGYNINVPLPEHLDGETYRESLKKVLRRIAAFQPQFLIVALGFDPAKDDPTGSWSLRAKDFRINGKMVGSLRFPTLVVQEGGYRVRSLGLNARNFFLGLWSGFHSRDSLPKNNKQLEKRSSPS; encoded by the coding sequence ATGTTTCGAATTCGCCGGATTTACGACGATACGCTTGCCGCAGATCAAGAAGTAATCGCCCAGGTTCAATCCATTTTACGGGAGCAGTTCCCTTTACTGTCAGAAAAAAATATAACCGAACTCCCCGAACAACTGCGCAATCCAATAAAATTCGGCTTCCGGTCCATCCTCTTTGTGGCTGAAGGGCCAAGGAGTCGTGTCAGGGGATTCGCTCTTTTGCAGCATGCCCCCGATCTATCGTTTTGCTATCTCAATTTCATCGCTGCGGGCAGGCTTCAAACCGGAGGCGGAATCGGCAGCGCCCTCTATGAAAGGGTGCGGGAAGAATCATCTGCTTTGAATGCAATCGGTATTTTTTTCGAGTGCCTGCCGGACGACCCAAAGCTGTGCAGAGACCCGAAAGTTGTGAAACAAAATGCTGCCAGGCTGCGCTTCTATGAGCGCTATGGGGCCCGGCCGATCGTGAATACATGCTATGAGAAGCCGTTCCGTCCTGAGGATGACTGTGCCCCTTATCTTGTTTACGATAATCTCGGTACCAAGCAAAGGTTGTCCCGCCATAAAATGAGACGCATTGTTCGGGCGATTCTCGGGAGAAAATACGGTTATCTTTTTTCCCCGGAATACATTGAGATGGTCGTCCAATCGTTCCGTGATGATCCCGTCCGTCTGCGAGAACCCAAGTATGTGGGGGAGGAACCCTACGCCGCAGTAAAACCCGTAAATTCTATTGAAAAAAGGATCGTCCTGGTTGTAAACGACAAACATACCATCCATCACGTCCACAACCGTGGATATGTGGAATCTCCGGTACGCATCCGGGCTATTTTGCGTGCAATTGAGCCTACGGGGCTTTTTGAGAATACAAGGGTTCGGCACTTTGCCGACAAGCATATCAAAGCTGTTCACGCCGGAGATTTTGTGGATTATTTGAAGCGGGTGTGCGCCCGCGTGGAACCGGGAGAATCGGTATATCCTTATGTTTTCCCCATTCGAAATGCCGCGCGACGTCCTAAAGATCTGCCCATCAGGGCCGGCTACTACTGCATCGACACCTTCACCCCCCTTAACGAAAATGCCTATCTTGCAGCCAAGCGGTCCGTTGACTGCGCCTTGACAGCGGCCACGAAAATGCTCGAAGGCTATCGGCTGGCCTATGCGCTGGTTCGTCCTCCCGGCCACCATGCCGAACGTCGTGCCTTTGGTGGATTTTGCTATTTTAACTCTGCGGCGATCGCCGCCCAATATTTGAGTTCTTATGGCAAAGTGGCGATTCTGGATCTGGATTATCACCACGGAAACGGGACCCAGAACATATTTTACGACCGCGCTGATGTGTTGACCATATCAATTCATGGACATCCAAGCATCGCCTATCCCTTTTTCAGCGGTTTTGAAGATGAAAAGGGCGAGGGTGCCGGACATGGTTACAATATCAATGTTCCCTTGCCGGAACATCTGGACGGGGAAACGTATCGAGAGTCCCTGAAAAAAGTGTTGAGACGCATAGCAGCGTTTCAACCCCAATTTCTGATTGTTGCCTTGGGATTCGATCCCGCCAAAGACGATCCTACGGGGTCCTGGAGCTTACGCGCCAAGGATTTTCGGATTAACGGAAAGATGGTCGGATCACTTAGATTTCCAACGCTTGTTGTTCAAGAGGGGGGCTACAGGGTCCGATCCTTAGGGTTGAATGCACGCAATTTTTTCCTCGGATTATGGTCAGGTTTTCATTCTAGAGATAGTTTGCCCAAAAATAACAAGCAGTTAGAAAAGCGAAGCTCTCCGTCCTGA